One genomic segment of Nocardioides cavernaquae includes these proteins:
- a CDS encoding NADH-quinone oxidoreductase subunit A, with amino-acid sequence MELYTPVLVLAAIAAGFAVFSVVMSAFTGPKRYNRAKVDAYECGIEPTPQALSGRFPIKYYIVAMLFIVFDIEIVFLLPWAVRSDALGWFGLVEMVIFLGTIFVAYAYVWRRGGLDWD; translated from the coding sequence ATGGAGCTCTACACACCCGTTCTGGTGCTGGCCGCGATCGCGGCCGGGTTCGCCGTGTTCTCCGTCGTGATGAGCGCGTTCACCGGCCCGAAGCGCTACAACCGGGCCAAGGTCGACGCCTACGAGTGCGGCATCGAGCCGACGCCCCAGGCGCTCTCCGGACGCTTCCCGATCAAGTACTACATCGTGGCGATGCTCTTCATCGTCTTCGACATCGAGATCGTCTTCCTCCTCCCGTGGGCCGTCCGCTCGGATGCGCTCGGCTGGTTCGGGCTGGTGGAGATGGTCATCTTCCTCGGCACCATCTTCGTCGCCTACGCCTACGTATGGCGTCGCGGCGGCCTGGACTGGGATTGA
- a CDS encoding NuoB/complex I 20 kDa subunit family protein codes for MGLEEKLPSGVLLTTVEGVAGYMRKAAFWPATFGLACCAIEMMTSGGPKYDLGRFGMEVFRASPRQADLMIVAGRVSQKMAPVLRQIYDQMAEPKWVLAMGVCASSGGMFNNYAIVQGVDHIVPVDMYLPGCPPRPEMLIDAILKLHDQVQHGKLGANRRAQIAELEQDALIATPTSLMKGLMR; via the coding sequence ATGGGTCTCGAAGAGAAGCTCCCCAGCGGCGTACTCCTCACCACGGTGGAGGGCGTCGCCGGCTACATGCGCAAGGCGGCTTTCTGGCCGGCCACGTTCGGCCTGGCCTGCTGCGCCATCGAGATGATGACGTCCGGCGGCCCGAAGTACGACCTCGGCCGGTTCGGCATGGAGGTCTTCCGCGCCAGCCCGCGCCAGGCCGACCTGATGATCGTGGCGGGCCGGGTCAGCCAGAAGATGGCCCCGGTCCTGCGCCAGATCTACGACCAGATGGCCGAGCCCAAGTGGGTGCTGGCCATGGGCGTCTGTGCCAGCTCCGGTGGCATGTTCAACAACTACGCGATCGTGCAGGGCGTCGATCACATCGTCCCCGTCGACATGTACCTCCCCGGCTGCCCGCCGCGGCCCGAGATGCTGATCGACGCGATCCTCAAGCTCCACGACCAGGTCCAGCACGGCAAGCTCGGTGCCAACCGCCGCGCGCAGATCGCCGAGCTCGAGCAGGACGCGCTGATCGCCACGCCCACCAGCCTGATGAAGGGCCTCATGCGGTGA